The sequence GCTGTATCGTGTCGGCAACTTTGCCGAAGCGCGGCTGCAGTTCGATTCGCTGCTCGAGCGATTCGGCCGGGACGGCCCTTCGGCGCTGATGCGCTCGCGCTGCGATCGCATGCTCGCGCAGCCCCCCAAAAAGAGCTGGGACGGGGTCTTCCGGATGGAGCACAAGTAGGCAAGAACAGTGTGATTGGCGTCACGTGTAGCTAAATTGACCGGTACTCGATTCCGCTGGTAGGACTTCTTCATGGCCGGAGAGGACGCTCTCTTCCAGCGATTCGGGAAGGAGTTCAGGCGCGGGGACGTCCTTTTCCGGGAAGGAGAACCCGGCAAGGAGATGTACGTCATCCAGGCCGGCAAGGTGAACATCACCAAGACCGTTCGCGAAACCGAGAAGATTCTCGCGACCTTGGGCGCTGGAGAGTTCTTCGGCGAGATGAGCATCCTGAACCACAAGCCGCGCTCCGCCGGCGCCGTGGTGGCGGAGGACGCGAAGCTCCTGGTGATCGACCCGAAAACGTTCGAGGCGATGATCCGCGGCAATGTCGAAATTGCCGTCCGCCTGATCAAGAAGCTTTCCGACCGCCTGCAGGAAGCGGACGAGCAGATCGAAAATCTCCTCTTTCGCGACCCGAGCAGCCGCGTCGTGCACTACCTTTGGCAGGCGGCGCTGAAGCGGGGAAAGGACACACCGCAGGGCAGGCTGCTCAGCGTGAACCTGAACGAGCTGCACGTGCGCATGGGCGTGAACGCGCCGGAGGTGCAGGAGGCGGTCAACAAGACCGCCAAGGCAAAGATCATTTCGCTGGTGCCGGAGGGAGTGCTGGTTCCCGATACCGGCAAGATGAAGAAATACCTGGAGTTTCTCGAGATGAAAGAGCGGTTCGGGGACTGAGGGGAATCGGGATGAACATCAAAGTCCTCGGCTGCCACGGCGGCGAGCTCCCCCGGCACCGGACCACGTGCTTTCTCATCGACGGAAAGCTGGCCATCGACGCGGGCGCCATCACCGCCGCGCTCGAGCTGGAGGACATCGTCAGGATCGACGACATCTTCCTCACTCATTCGCATTTCGATCACGTGAAGGACGTTCCGCTGATGACCGACCTGCTGGTCGGCAAGCGGGAGAAGCCGGTGAT comes from Deltaproteobacteria bacterium and encodes:
- a CDS encoding Crp/Fnr family transcriptional regulator is translated as MAGEDALFQRFGKEFRRGDVLFREGEPGKEMYVIQAGKVNITKTVRETEKILATLGAGEFFGEMSILNHKPRSAGAVVAEDAKLLVIDPKTFEAMIRGNVEIAVRLIKKLSDRLQEADEQIENLLFRDPSSRVVHYLWQAALKRGKDTPQGRLLSVNLNELHVRMGVNAPEVQEAVNKTAKAKIISLVPEGVLVPDTGKMKKYLEFLEMKERFGD